The following is a genomic window from Flavobacterium sp..
TTAAACAATGTAGCTTCTGGCGATACTATTTCTAAAATCATAACTTTAAGTGATTAGTGATTAGTAATTAGTGATTAGTAAGTAACTGAATACTGTGACTGAACACTGAATACTAAAATTATGCTTCTGCTAACATTTTTTGTCCAGCTTCAATAGCTTCTTCGATAGTACCTTTAAGGTTAAACGCTGCTTCTGGTAAGTGGTCTAATTCACCATCCATAATCATGTTAAATCCTTTGATTGTTTCTTTAATATCAACCAATACTCCAGGAATACCTGTAAATTGCTCCGCTACATGGAAAGGTTGAGATAAGAAACGTTGTACACGACGTGCACGAGATACAGATAATTTATCTTCTTCAGATAACTCTTCCATACCTAAGATGGCGATGATATCTTGTAATTGTTTGTATTTTTGAAGAATCTCTTTTACTCTTTGAGCACAGTCATAATGTTCAGCACCTAAGATTTCTGGAGTTAAGATACGAGAAGTAGAATCTAATGGATCTACTGCAGGATAGATACCTAACTCAGCAATTTTACGAGACAATACTGTTGTTGCATCTAAGTGAGCAAACGTTGTTGCTGGTGCAGGGTCAGTTAAGTCATCTGCAGGTACGTAAACCGCTTGTACAGATGTAATAGATCCTTTTTTAGTTGAAGTAATACGCTCTTGCATCGCACCCATTTCAGTTGCTAATGTAGGTTGGTACCCTACTGCAGATGGCATACGACCTAATAAAGCCGATACTTCAGAACCTGCTTGTGTAAAACGGAAGATATTATCAACAAAGAATAATACATCTTTACCTTGGTCAGATCCAGCTCCATCACGGAAATATTCAGCGATAGATAATCCTGAAAGTGCTACACGAGCACGAGCTCCAGGTGGCTCATTCATTTGTCCGAAAACGAAAGTAGCTTTAGACTCTCTCATTCCTGGCATATCTACTTTAGACAAATCCCATCCTCCATTTTCCATAGAGTGCATGAAATCGTCACCATATTTAATAATTCCTGACTCTAACATCTCGCGAAGTAAGTCATTTCCTTCACGTGTTCTTTCTCCTACTCCTGCGAATACAGAAAGTCCGCCGTGACCTTTTGCAATATTGTTAATCAACTCCTGAATTAATACAGTTTTACCTACTCCAGCACCACCAAATAATCCAATTTTTCCTCCTTTTGCATAAGGCTCAATAAGGTCGATTACTTTAATACCTGTAAATAAAACTTCAGAAGAAGTTGATAAGTCTTCAAATTTTGGAGCTGTTCTGTGGATTGGTAAACCATTAGAACCTGCTTTAGGTAAATCTCCTAATCCATCAATTGCATCACCAATTACATTAAACAAACGACCAAAAACGTCTGCTCCAATTGGCATTTGAATTGGTGCACCAGTAGCAACTACTTCAACACCTCTTGCTAAACCATCAGTAGAGTCCATAGAAATGGTACGTACAGTGTTTTCACCAATGTGAGATTGAACTTCAAGTACTAATAAAGTACCATCTTTTTTAGTGATTTCTAATGAATCATAAATTTTAGGTAATTCGTTATTTGAGTCATTAAAAACGACGTCAACAACTGGCCCGATAATTTGTGCAACTTTTCCTGTGATTCTAGACATTGCTTATGTATTTATTTAATAGCTAATTAATGTTGAAAAAATGATGTATTTTCCGAGTGCAAAGATAGTTTTTTTTGAAACAATTTTGCAATATATTTTTTGACTTTTTTACAACAAAAAAGCGAAATTATTAAATTTCGCTTTTAAAATATTATTCTACCGTAACGGATTTTGCCAAATTCCTTGGCTGATCGACATTACAGCCTCTCAAAACTGCAATATGATACGACAATAATTGCAACGGAATTGTAGTTAATAATGGCGTAAACGGCTCATTGGTTTCAGGAATCTCAATAACATGGTCTGCTAAAGCTCTAACTTGGGTATCACCTTTAGTAACTACAGCAATAATTTTTCCACTTCTCGATTTTATTTCTTGAATATTACTTACCACTTTATCATAATGTCCTTTATTTGGAGCAATAACAATAACTGGCATATGTTCATCAATCAATGCAATAGGACCATGCTTCATTTCTGCCGCCGGATATCCCTCTGCATGGATATATGAAATTTCTTTTAATTTCAAAGCACCTTCTAAAGCAACTGGAAAATTATACCCTCTTCCTAAGTACAAACAATTAGTTGCATCTTTATATATTTCTGCAATTTGTTTTGCAACTTCATTTGTTTGCAACGCTTCTTGTACTTTTTCAGGAATTAATTCCAATTCCAACAAATAACGTTGGTAATCTGAATTTGTCATTGTTCCTTTTGCTTTTGCTAAACGTAATGCCAATAAAGTAAGTATTGTAATTTGTGTAGTAAATGCTTTAGTAGACGCCACACCAATTTCTGGACCTGCATGCGTATATGCTCCCGCATGTGTTTCACGAGAAATTGAAGAACCCACTACATTACAAACTCCAAAGACAAATGCTCCGTTTTCTTTTGCCAATTTAATCGCAGCTAAAGTATCAGCCGTTTCACCTGATTGTGAAATTGCAATAACAACGTCATCTTTGTTAATAATTGGATTTCTATATCTGAATTCTGATGCGTATTCTACTTCAACAGGAATTCTTGAAAATTCTTCGATAATATATTCTGCAACTAATCCGGCGTGCCATGAAGTTCCACAAGCAACAATAAGAATTCGTTTAGCATTTAAGAATTTTTCTAAATTATCTTCAACTCCCGACATTTGGATAATTCCTTTGTTTGCCAAAAGTCTTCCTCTGTAGGTATCTTTAATTACGCTTGGTTGTTCGTAGATTTCTTTCATCATAAAATGATCGTAACCTCCTTTTTCAATTTGCTCCAAGTTTAATTGCAACTCTTGAACATAAGGATCAACCAAAGTGTCATCTTTAATTTTTCTAACCTTTAATGGTTTATGCAAACGCACAATAGCCATTTCTTCATCTTCTAAATATATTGCATTAGAAGTGTATTCTATAAATGGTGTAGCATCAGAAGCAATAAAAAATTCATCTTCACCAATACCAATTGCTAACGGACTTCCTAAACGAGCTACTATTATTTCGTTTGGCTTTTCAATATCAAGCACTGCGATAGCATAAGCGCCAATAACCTGATTTAAAGCAATTTGAACCGCTTTTCCAAGTTTACAGTTTTCTTTTTTCTTTACTTCTTCAATCAAATTAATTAACACTTCTGTATCCGTATCCGATTTAAAAGTATACCCTCTTTTAATTAATTCTTGCTTTAATGGTTCATAATTTTCAATGATTCCATTATGTATGATGACTAATTTTCCAGAATTAGAAAAATGTGGATGTGAGTTTACATCATTAGGAACTCCATGAGTTGCCCAACGTGTATGGCCCATTCCAACTTTACCAAAAGTTGTTTTTTCACTTTCAGCTTTTGCTTCTAAATCAGAAACTTTACCTTTTGTTTTTGATAGTTTTAAATCATTACCATCATATAGTACAATTCCAGCACTATCATAACCTCTATATTCTAATCGATGTAACCCTTTTATTATTACCGAATAGGCATCTCTATGACCTATATAACCTACGATTCCACACATATTTTTATTAATTAGGTTTAGTGAAATAAATATTTAATTTAAGTTTTTTATCTTCATCTAAAGGGTCAGTAATTACATTTCCATATAAAACTGTTCCCAATGGATTAAGAATTGATGCCAATGGAATGCTTTTTATTTCCAAACCATTTGCAGTAAAAGGAGTTTTTAACATAGCTGTAGAGACAAGATTTATGGACTCTGTAACAGAAATACCAATTTTAATGTTATCCATATACTCTCCATCACTATCAACTTTTAAAACACTCTTAATATGTTCGGTTATTCTTACCGTATATTTAATTCCTTTTTTTGATTCATCAACTTCTCTTTCGATAATTCCTCCAAAAACCAGTTTATTTTTTTTAGCATTTGAACTTGTTGAACTATCATACGTATAATCTAAAAGCACAACATTATTCTTAGCATCGTAAATATAAATTCTTTCTGGCTCATTACTTACATTCAACATCTGGGATTTATCAACATAAAAAGTAAGTCGCGCATCGTTAACCAACCAATCATTGTTTGCCACATTATTTCTTAAGGTTTGTAATTCGGTAGCATTAAACAAATCAATAAATGCAACTGAACCATTACCACCTTTAATATATAATCTTTCACTTCCTGTTACTTCATTAGTTGCCGCTAATCCAGAAGTATAATCAGAAGAATTCGTATGCTCTAAGAAGTTAATACTATTATTTCTTAATGTTGAAGATGCGTTATATCCCATTTTAAGCGAAAAATTTCTTCTTGTTCTAACCGGATTAGGATTTTCAACCGTTGGATCAGCAGACGCTTTATATAAAATTTTAAGTTCTGCTCTAGAAAAATCCAATATAGCTAAAGCACCCTGACCTGGATTAATTTCCTCTACTTCAAACAATAAACCTCTAAAATAATTTTTAAAACTATTGTTATTAAACAAATTTCCAGAAGCAGTAGCATCTATAATTTTTTGTTGGAAAAAGCTGTTTTTTAAATCCAACCACATGCCTGGTGTTTTTCTTTCTTTGATAACTCTCAAAGAAACATCATTTTGATCAGATAATACTGCACCATTACTGTCTAAATATAAACCTGCACCATTGGTTTTATAAATATACAATTCTTTTTTACTAAAATAAAATTCATTGTTCTGAGATGTAGCCGAACTATTGTTTAATATTTCTGTTCCTTTAAAAGGATCAATAAGCGGCTTATCGTTACTATAATATTTTTGAGATGATTGTAAATTATCCGTTGGATCAAAATCTCTAAGGAAATAGCCATTCTCTACAACCGACAATTTAAATTTTCCTGTTTCTGCATTTCCATAGACAGAATCTAACTCATAGATTCGCTCGCCACTTGTTTCTGTAGACTGTATCTCACTAAAATAAGGCACATATAAATAAACTGAATCAATTACAGGATTATAACCAAAAGAAGGGTTTTCGGTACCTAATTCAACTTGTGTTACAAAATGAGCCTTTGTAACTCCAAATTTTGTATTATTATAAACACCTAAAGCATTTAATGGCAAATTATTAGCCTGAACAGGACCCGTTGCTTTGGAATAAGCAACTAAATTTTCAACTTCATATTGCTCTAAATCAAAATGATCTTCCCCAATTACATCTGAATCTAAGGAATTAAAATCCTTATCACAAGATATAAAAAGAACGAATAATAACAAAGATGATATTTTAAAAATACTTTTTTTCATAATAGATAAACCCTTTATAGTACGTGATTTTTTATAAATGAAGTATACACTTCTTTAATTGTGTCTTTGGAGGCGAAAGGTAAAAAAGGTTTGTTTGAACTTTCTATAAATTTTGTTAAAGTTGGAGACAAGGCTTCAGACCCTGCTACTATTGCATCTGAATGCATAATTGAAACCTTCATTAAGTTTTCATAAGTAGGCGAAACTAAATCCGAAACAGCTTCATTAGTAATATTATCAAACAATACTTTGTTGATGAATTCTTTGTCTAACTCTCCTTCAAAACCTTGGTCATAAACCGATGAAATAATCTTTGTTTCTGCAAAAATACCTTCATCTTTATAATAATGTTTTAAATAAACTGGCAACATTGCTGCCATCCATCCATGTACATGAATTACATCGGGCACCCAATTTAATTTTTTAACTGTTTCTACTACTCCTTTAGCAAAGAAAATAGCTCGTTCATCGTTATCTGGATATAACACACCTTCTTCGTCTGAAAAAGTTGCTTTACGCTTGAAATACTCATCATTATCAATAAAATAAACTTGAATTCGCTCTTTTGGAATTGAAGCAACTTTAATAATTAGAGGCATATCCATATCATTCACCACCAAGTTCATTCCTGATAAACGGATAACTTCATGCAATTGATGTCTTCTTTCGTTAATATTACCATATCTAGGCATAAAAATTCGTATTTGTCCACCTAAATCATTAATCATTTTTGGCATTTCATACGATTGTAACGACACTTCATTTTCAGCTAAATAAGGCACCACTTCAGATGATACATACAATATCCTCTTGTCTTCCATAATGTATTCTAGTTAATTATTGTTTTAAAAAACCTTGCAAAATTACAAAATTTTATGGATTTATCCACTAAAATAGTAAGTTTGCACTTGAAATAACAAACATTAAAATGCTTATTTTTAATAAAAAGTCAGATTTAAGTGCCTTTTTAAGCCCTTTTATCAACCAAAACAAATCCATTGGTTTTGTTCCTACTATGGGAGCACTTCATGAAGGACACTTATCTTTACTGAAAAACTCACTTTCGGAAAACGACATAACAGTAATGAGTATTTTTGTCAATCCTACCCAATTTAACAATGCCGAAGATTTGGATAAATATCCAAGAACTTTAGAACGAGATGTGCAAATTATGCAAGCATTAAGCAATTCAATTATTGTATACGCTCCTGAAGTAGAAGATATTTATGAAGGTAATACCGTTTCTGAAAATTTTGAATACGACGGGCTGGAAAATCAAATGGAAGGCAAACATAGACCAGGCCATTTTGATGGTGTGGGAACAATTGTCAAAAGATTGTTTGAAATTGTTCAACCTAATAAAGCCTATTTTGGAGAAAAAGATTTTCAACAACTTCAAATTGTGAAAAAATTAGTTTCAAAATACAATATTCCAGTAGAAGTTATTGGTTGCCCAATTCATAGAGAACCAAACGGATTAGCCATGAGTTCAAGAAACGAAAGACTATCCGCCATCGCGAAAGAAAAAGCAGCTATTATATACCAAATACTGAGTGATGCAAAAAAGTTATTTCAAACAAATTCAGCCGAGGAAACCATTTTATTTGTAGAAAACGAATTCAAAAAACATACAGAATTTCAATTAGAATATTTTGAAATTGCCGATGAAGCAACACTTTTACCCGTTTCTGAAAAAGAAAACGACAAAAATTATCGTGGTTTTATCGCAATTTTTATTGAGAATATTAGATTAATTGATAATATTTCACTAAATTAATTACCTTTGCATCATGCAAATTCAAGTAGTAAAATCAAAAATTCATAGAGTAACCGTTACGGGTGCTGATTTGAATTATATAGGTAGTATCACCATTGACGAAGCGTTAATGGAAGCTTCTAACATTATCGAAGGCGAAAAAGTGCAAATCGTTAACATCAATAATGGTGAACGACTTGAAACATATGCCATTAAAGGCCCTAGAAACACTGGAGAAATCACTTTAAATGGGCCTGCAGCTCGCAAAGTTCACAGAGGAGATATTATCATTATTATTTCTTATGGGATTATGGATTTTGAGGAAGCCAAAAAATTCAAGCCTACATTAGTTTTTCCTAACGAAAAAGACAACTCTTTAACTTAGTTTGAAAGTAAATATTAGAAATTTTTTTAGCCTTTCTATCCCGCTATTAATTGGGCTAGCAATTATCTATTATCAGTACACTACACTTACTCATGAGGAATTAGAAAAAATAAAAATCAGCTTCTTAAAGGCCGATTATTTTTATATATTTCTCTCCCTTTTTATTGCGCTTTTTGGGTATTGGTCAAGAGCTTATCGTTGGAAATTTTCTCTACAACATTTAGGATATAAAACACATTTTCGAAACGACCTAATGACCGTTTGTGTTTCTTATTTAGTTAATTTAACCATTCCTCGTTCAGGAGAAATATCTAGAGCAGCCTTATTAAAAAAATACGAAAACGTACCATTTGACAAAGGTTTTGGAACTATTGTAGCCGAAAGAATTGTTGATTTATTAATTTTTCTATTATTCGTGGTTATTGCCTTTGTTTTGCAATTTGAAAAACTTTATAAGTTTTTAATTGATAAACTACCCTTAGAAAAAATAATCTATTTACTAGTAGGCGGTTTTGTAATTTTTGTGATTTTTGTTTTTGTTTGGATTTATGCTGAATGGAAAATTATTAATAAATTAAAACAAAAACTATCTGGCTTAATAGAAGGAATGACGAGTATTTTAAAAATGAAAAACAAATGGAACTATATTTTTCATTCCTTTTTTATATGGCTATCCTATCTTTTAATGTTTTATGTAACCATTTTTGCTTTGCCAGAAACAGCCAACATAGGCTTTGATGTTGTTATTATGGGATTTATTTTTGGCAGTTTAGCAGTAGGTTTTACTAATGGCGGCATTGGAGCTTACCCCTTAGCCATTGCTCTAATTTACTCTTTATATGGAATTCCAAATGATGTTGGAGTAGCCTTTGGTTGGTTAGTATGGACCTCACAAACCCTTTTAACTATATTTTTAGGCTTAGTATCATATTTACTTTTACCTATTTTAAATAAAAAATAAATTAGTAAATTGCTACTCTTTTAAACTAACTATTTTCTCATGAAAAAATTTTTATTGCTAATTCTGTTAGCAACTACAAGTCTTTTTGCACAACGTATCCCCGAATCGATTGAAACAAAAAAAATAGGAACAAGAAGTTTTACAGTGGTAACACCGCCTTCTTATGAATCAAATCCTGAAAAAAATTATCCCACTTTAGTTCTATTAGATGGTGAATATTTATTGGATCCATTTGAAGGAATTTTAAAATATGGTAGCTATTGGGACGATTTGCCAGAAATGATAATTATTGCCATTGATCAAAATAATGGCGAAACTCGTTTTAAAGATAGCGAATTTGATGAAGCTGGATTTCCTTCTGGTTCAGGCGCAAATTTTTTCGAATTCATTGGGGTTGAATTATTACCATATGTAGAAAAAAAATACCGTACACTGCCTTTTAGAATGATTAGTGGTCATGACACAACTGCTGGATTTTTAAATTTTTACTTATACAAAGACAACCCGATTTTTAATGCATATATTTCTCTAGCTCCAGAAATGGCCCCAGAAATGGAGAAACGAATTGCAGATCGTTTAACAAAAATAACAAAACCTATATTCTACTATCAAGCAACAGGTGAAGGTGATTTAAAAGAAATCAACGAAAAAGCAGCAGAACTAGATGCAAATATCAAAGCCATTCCAAACGCTACTTTTAAATATCAAAACGATGCTTTTAAAGGCGCTTCTCACTATTCATTAGTAGCTAAAGCTGTTCCAAATGCGATTTATTTCATCTTTGACGGCTACCAACCCATTTCAATGGTGGAATTTCAAGATAAAATTTTAAAATTAGAAGCGGGTTATACCGACTATTTAATTGCTAAATATGATGAATTAGAAAAACGATTTGGTCTTAAACTGAAACCAAGATTGTCAGATTTCAAAGCTATTGAAGCTGCTATTTTAAAAAACAAAGCATACAATGAATTACAAACTTTAGGAGAATATGCCGACAAACATTACCCAAAAACAATCTTAGGAACCTATCACCAAGCTTTGTATTTTGAAAAAACAGGTAATTTTAAAAAAGCTGTAAAAACATATCAAAGAGCCTTTACTTTAGAGTCAATTCGTGAGTTAACAAAAGATTATATGTTGAACCGTGCAGAAGCGCTAAAAGGAAAAGAAGACAAACCATCGGAAGAAGCACCAGCAGAAGTTCCTGCTGAAACTCCTACAGAAGAACCAACTGAAAAAAAGGAATAAAACAAAATGAGTAAAGTAAAAACGGCTTTCTTTTGCCAAAATTGTGGCACCCAATATTCAAAATGGCAAGGACAATGTAATGCTTGCAAAGAATGGAATACCATTGTAGAAGAATTGGTTCAAAAAGAAGAAAAAGTAGCTTGGAAAACCACGAGTGCTACTTCAAAAGCCGCTACCAAACCTTTACTGATTAAAGAAATAGATACCGCACAAGAAATCCGATTGAACACGACTGATAACGAGTTGAATCGGGTTTTGGGTGGCGGATTGGTTCCGGGTTCCTTAACTTTGTTAGGTGGTGAACCAGGAATTGGAAAAAGTACATTGCTCTTGCAAATTGCTTTGAAATTACCTTATAAAACCCTTTATGTTTCGGGAGAAGAAAGCCAAAAGCAAATTAAAATGCGTGCTGAACGTATTACTTCGAATGGCGATAATTGCTACATATTAACCGAAACCAAAACTCAAAATATCTTCCGTCAAATATTGGAAATTGAACCCGATATCGTCATTATCGATTCGATTCAAACGTTGCACACGGATTATATTGAATCGTCTGCGGGAAGTATTTCTCAAATTAGAGAATGCACGGCTGAATTGATTAAATATGCCAAAGAATCCAATGTGCCTGTTTTATTAATTGGACACATTACGAAAGATGGAACTATTGCCGGACCCAAGATTTTGGAACACATGGTCGATACCGTTTTACAATTTGAAGGCGATAGAAATCACGTGTATAGAATTTTACGTTCGTTAAAAAACCGTTTTGGTTCTACTGCTGAGTTAGGTATTTACGAAATGCAAGGTTCTGGCTTACGCGAAGTCGACAATCCGTCTGAGATTTTAATTTCTCACAAAGACGAGCAACTTTCAGGAACGGCAATTGCCACGACTTTAGAAGGCATGCGTCCGTTAATGCTAGAAATTCAAGCTTTGGTAAGCACCGCTGTTTATGGAACACCACAACGCAGTACCACAGGTTACAACGCTAAACGCTTAAACATGATTTTAGCTGTTTTAGAAAAACGTGCGGGCTTTAGATTAGGCACCAAAGACGTGTTCTTAAACGTAACAGGGGGAATTTCAGTAGAAGACACCGCGATTGATTTAGCCGTTGTTGCTGCTATTTTATCTTCAAACGAAGACATTGCCATAGCAGAAGGTTTTTGCTTTGCCGGAGAAGTAGGGCTTTCAGGCGAAATTAGACCCGTTAACCGCATTGAACAACGCATTCAAGAAGCCGAAAAATTAGGATTTACCACCATTTTTGTTTCGAAACACAACAAAATTTCCTTAAAAAATACGGGAATTAAAATTGTTTTAGTAGCAAAGATAGAAGATGTGGTGAGTGAGTTGTTTGGGTAGGAATTATTTTTTTACATATTCCAAAATATCAGCTGGTTGACAATCTAATATTTCACAAATTGCTTCTAACGTAGTCAACCGAATTGCCTTTGCTTTCCCTGTTTTTATAATGGATAAATTAGCTGTTGTTATGCCCAGCTTTTCTGCTAATTCAGCCGAACGCATTTTTCTTTTTGCTAACATAACATCTAAATTGATGATGATTGGCATAATTAAAAAGTTAAATCGTTTTCTTCTTTTAAGTGTTTTGCAATGACAAAAACTTCACTCAAAACTAAGAAAAACAAACCTAATGAAAACAGCAAAACAAAAGGATTCAATCCTAAACTCAATGAAATATTATTTTTTACTATTTCAAGAATGAAATTAGGAATTCCACCTAACAAAGCAGATAAAATAATAACAAACCCTAATCTCTTCATTAGAATTACAATTTCCAGATCAAAAATAATTTTCAATTGAAACAAACGCAATAATTTTCTAAATAGAAACAAACCGTAAATAATAAGTGAAGCTGAAATACATAAAAACCCAAAAAGTACTTTAGTTCTTAAATCAACCACTTCTAAAATAGTGCCATTAACTTTAATTGGAACATCAAGAGGTTCACTATCAATAACTACCATAACAATAAAAAACAATAAAAATGGAATCGTAATCAACATGGTAATCCAAACAAAATCGACAATACCTTTCAAAAAATTTAATTTTCTCATCTCTTTAAAAATATTAAGTTCGAGACAAAAATATAAAAAATTATTGTTTTACAATAATAAAACATTAAATTTTGATAATTTTTTAATTTGTGAAGTTAAAAATAAATAGACCTGACAGGTTTTTGAAACTTGTCAAATTTTAAATTGCGCTATCGTTGCGGTGATATACCCGAGTGGTCGGGTATCAATCACAATTACCCTCAATTCTTTCATATGCTCCCTTTGCGCCAAGCTCTCCAGCCCTAGAAAAATCTAAACAAGCAGAATCTTTTTGGCCAAGTAAAATTTTTATTTCGCCCCTTAATTTATAAAAAATACCGTTTTTATCATCTATCTTGATAGCTTCATTAACATCAATTATTGCAGCATTTAAGTTATTCATAGCGACTTTTGGATAAGCTCTTTCATAATAAGCTAATGCTATTATTTTGAATGTATCTGGATTAATATTTTTTTCAGACAAAGTGTAATCCTTTAACAATTCTATCGTTTTTGTTATATCTAATATTGCTCCTCTATAATCTTTTAATCTATCTTTAGACATCCCTCTAAATAAATAATACGTGCCTAATAAAGTAGGATATTTTTCTTTATCAATAGCATTCGTAAAATCAACAACGGCTCCTTTATGATCTCCATTCTCAAGTTTTTGCTTCCCTAATGAAAATGACTCTTCTGCTGTTTGACCTAAAGAATTGACACTATAAAACGCTAACAAAATCAATATTAATAATCTCATGTTTTTGATTGTAATAATTATATAAAAACAAATCTAATAAATTTTTAAATCCCCTCCAACAACTCCAACGCCTTATTCACACTTTTCACATTATCAAAAGTCAGTAATAAACGTAAGCCGTTTTTGGTTTCTTTTTCTTTGATTTTACAAACATTGCCGTTGCGTTGGGCAAATTGTAGCACTTTCATGAAACGGTTACTTTGGTAAAAATCACTTTGTTGGTCGCCAATGAAATACCCTACCATTTTGCCTTGTTTCATTAGTAAACGTTCAATTCCCATGGCGGTGGCTTTCCATTTGATACGCACACTATTTAGTAATGCAATGGCTGGTTTTGGCAACGCTCCAAATCGGTCAATTAGTTTTTGTTCAAATTGTTGCAACGTAGCTTCGTCTTTAATTTGGCTCAACTCGTTGTATAAATTCAAACGTTCGGTAATGTTGTTGATGTACTCATCTGGGAACAGCAATTCGAAATCGGTATCAATTTGAATGTCTTTGACAAACTCTTTGGTTTCAATGTCGTTTTCTTCTTGGTATAAATCTTTGAACTCGTTTTCTTTCAACTCGTCAATGGCTTCGTTCATGATTTTTTGGTAGGTATCAAAGCCAATTTCGTTAATAAAACCACTTTGTTCACCACCTAATAAATCACCTGCACCACGAATTTCCAAATCCTTCATCGCAATATTGAAACCGCTTCCTAATTCGCTAAATTGTTCCAAAGCCGTAATACGCTTTTGCGCTTCACCTGTCATCATCGAATACGGTGGTGTAATGAAATAACAAAACGCTTTTTTATTACTTCTTCCCACACGACCCCGCATTTGGTGCAAATCAGACAAGCCGAAATTATTGGCATTATTGATAAAAATAGTATTCGCATTCGGCACATCTAAACCACTTTCAATA
Proteins encoded in this region:
- the atpD gene encoding F0F1 ATP synthase subunit beta, producing MSRITGKVAQIIGPVVDVVFNDSNNELPKIYDSLEITKKDGTLLVLEVQSHIGENTVRTISMDSTDGLARGVEVVATGAPIQMPIGADVFGRLFNVIGDAIDGLGDLPKAGSNGLPIHRTAPKFEDLSTSSEVLFTGIKVIDLIEPYAKGGKIGLFGGAGVGKTVLIQELINNIAKGHGGLSVFAGVGERTREGNDLLREMLESGIIKYGDDFMHSMENGGWDLSKVDMPGMRESKATFVFGQMNEPPGARARVALSGLSIAEYFRDGAGSDQGKDVLFFVDNIFRFTQAGSEVSALLGRMPSAVGYQPTLATEMGAMQERITSTKKGSITSVQAVYVPADDLTDPAPATTFAHLDATTVLSRKIAELGIYPAVDPLDSTSRILTPEILGAEHYDCAQRVKEILQKYKQLQDIIAILGMEELSEEDKLSVSRARRVQRFLSQPFHVAEQFTGIPGVLVDIKETIKGFNMIMDGELDHLPEAAFNLKGTIEEAIEAGQKMLAEA
- the glmS gene encoding glutamine--fructose-6-phosphate transaminase (isomerizing) translates to MCGIVGYIGHRDAYSVIIKGLHRLEYRGYDSAGIVLYDGNDLKLSKTKGKVSDLEAKAESEKTTFGKVGMGHTRWATHGVPNDVNSHPHFSNSGKLVIIHNGIIENYEPLKQELIKRGYTFKSDTDTEVLINLIEEVKKKENCKLGKAVQIALNQVIGAYAIAVLDIEKPNEIIVARLGSPLAIGIGEDEFFIASDATPFIEYTSNAIYLEDEEMAIVRLHKPLKVRKIKDDTLVDPYVQELQLNLEQIEKGGYDHFMMKEIYEQPSVIKDTYRGRLLANKGIIQMSGVEDNLEKFLNAKRILIVACGTSWHAGLVAEYIIEEFSRIPVEVEYASEFRYRNPIINKDDVVIAISQSGETADTLAAIKLAKENGAFVFGVCNVVGSSISRETHAGAYTHAGPEIGVASTKAFTTQITILTLLALRLAKAKGTMTNSDYQRYLLELELIPEKVQEALQTNEVAKQIAEIYKDATNCLYLGRGYNFPVALEGALKLKEISYIHAEGYPAAEMKHGPIALIDEHMPVIVIAPNKGHYDKVVSNIQEIKSRSGKIIAVVTKGDTQVRALADHVIEIPETNEPFTPLLTTIPLQLLSYHIAVLRGCNVDQPRNLAKSVTVE
- a CDS encoding DUF4270 domain-containing protein, with translation MKKSIFKISSLLLFVLFISCDKDFNSLDSDVIGEDHFDLEQYEVENLVAYSKATGPVQANNLPLNALGVYNNTKFGVTKAHFVTQVELGTENPSFGYNPVIDSVYLYVPYFSEIQSTETSGERIYELDSVYGNAETGKFKLSVVENGYFLRDFDPTDNLQSSQKYYSNDKPLIDPFKGTEILNNSSATSQNNEFYFSKKELYIYKTNGAGLYLDSNGAVLSDQNDVSLRVIKERKTPGMWLDLKNSFFQQKIIDATASGNLFNNNSFKNYFRGLLFEVEEINPGQGALAILDFSRAELKILYKASADPTVENPNPVRTRRNFSLKMGYNASSTLRNNSINFLEHTNSSDYTSGLAATNEVTGSERLYIKGGNGSVAFIDLFNATELQTLRNNVANNDWLVNDARLTFYVDKSQMLNVSNEPERIYIYDAKNNVVLLDYTYDSSTSSNAKKNKLVFGGIIEREVDESKKGIKYTVRITEHIKSVLKVDSDGEYMDNIKIGISVTESINLVSTAMLKTPFTANGLEIKSIPLASILNPLGTVLYGNVITDPLDEDKKLKLNIYFTKPN
- a CDS encoding glycogen/starch synthase; the encoded protein is MEDKRILYVSSEVVPYLAENEVSLQSYEMPKMINDLGGQIRIFMPRYGNINERRHQLHEVIRLSGMNLVVNDMDMPLIIKVASIPKERIQVYFIDNDEYFKRKATFSDEEGVLYPDNDERAIFFAKGVVETVKKLNWVPDVIHVHGWMAAMLPVYLKHYYKDEGIFAETKIISSVYDQGFEGELDKEFINKVLFDNITNEAVSDLVSPTYENLMKVSIMHSDAIVAGSEALSPTLTKFIESSNKPFLPFASKDTIKEVYTSFIKNHVL
- the panC gene encoding pantoate--beta-alanine ligase encodes the protein MLIFNKKSDLSAFLSPFINQNKSIGFVPTMGALHEGHLSLLKNSLSENDITVMSIFVNPTQFNNAEDLDKYPRTLERDVQIMQALSNSIIVYAPEVEDIYEGNTVSENFEYDGLENQMEGKHRPGHFDGVGTIVKRLFEIVQPNKAYFGEKDFQQLQIVKKLVSKYNIPVEVIGCPIHREPNGLAMSSRNERLSAIAKEKAAIIYQILSDAKKLFQTNSAEETILFVENEFKKHTEFQLEYFEIADEATLLPVSEKENDKNYRGFIAIFIENIRLIDNISLN
- the panD gene encoding aspartate 1-decarboxylase, encoding MQIQVVKSKIHRVTVTGADLNYIGSITIDEALMEASNIIEGEKVQIVNINNGERLETYAIKGPRNTGEITLNGPAARKVHRGDIIIIISYGIMDFEEAKKFKPTLVFPNEKDNSLT